The following DNA comes from Deltaproteobacteria bacterium.
CGTTCATCGAAGGGTTATAATAAGCGTTCACCGTTTGTGGATTCATAAACCACTCTTCACGGTCTATAGGCTTACCAAGCTTTGCCATTTCCCGGTGATGCTGAAAAAGTCGAGTTCGTATAAAATTCCCCACCGGGTCATTGTTTTTGATCACCAGCGACGAATAGTCGCGCCAGCGTGTTGGGTAGCCAATCTTACTGACAAATTTCTTCAACTTCGCTTGAGCATGAACCTTAGTCGGCGGCGTCATCCAAGCAAGCTCATCAATACCCTTCTCAAACGACTTGGTTAGGTTACCAACCAAGCTCTCCATTCTCGCCTTCGCTTCCGGCTTGAAATGGCGCTCAACATAAACTTGCCCAAGTACCTCACCGAGCATGGATTCTACTTCGCTCACACCACGCTTCCAACGTGGTCGGTTCTCTTTGATCCCTCGCAGTACTTTACCGTAAAACCCAAAGTGAGCCTCAACAAACGCACTCGGCATTCTATTGGCCAATGAAGTGACTAAATGAGCCTCGCAATAAGCCTTCCACCCTCTCACATCCGTAGCCGTCATCAATTGAGCCAAGCTCTCAAAATAGTCTGGCTGCCGAATCACAACATGTCCTAAAGCACCGTCGACGCTATCATTCCAAGCCTTAAACGGAACGTCAGGCAATATGCTGGCCAGTTCATCAATGCTCAGCTTGTTGTATGTTTTATTCCGATCCCGGTTTTGCACACGTGTCCAATGTTTACTCGCAAGGCGCTTTTCGATTGCCACCACAGATGCCGCTTGAGCACCAGCATCGCTTCGGCCTAGTAGAGTGAAAATCTTTACAAGATAAGCTTCATATCCTGCTCGGATTTTTTGAAACTTTTCTTCCTCTTTAAAGTAGTAATCACGGTCTGGAAGTCCGAGTCCCGACTGGGTCAGGTAGAGAATATAAGACGTGGTATTTTTATGGTCCTGGTCAACCCAGCCACCAAAAGGAGTCTTCACACCGAGTTCTTGCAGATAAAGAAAATGCTTTCCAATATCTTGGTGAGTCTTCAATCCTGCGATTGCATTCAGCTCTTTATGAAGCGCTGATAACCCGGTGGCTTCAATGGCGGGCTCATTCATGAAGGCGGCATACGCATCGCCGACCTTCTTCGCCGAGTCTCCACTAAGTTTGCCTTCCGAGGCATCGCTGATGATAGCTTTTAAGTTGTCCTGTGACTCGTCGTAGAGATGTGTAAAGGCCCCGAAGGAACTCTTATCTGCGGGAATCTCAAAGGCATCCAACCACAGCCCGTTCGCAAAACGATACAGATCATCTTGAGGCCGAACAGATTTGTCAAAATTCTCAAGCACCAAACCGGAGCTTAAATTGCCAGTGGTCTCTCCCGGCACATCAGAGACACCCGACGTTGCACACCCCACAAGACACACGAATAGCGCCATGACAAAAAAGCGACTCATGATATTACTCTCCACAAAATTTTATTGTTCAAAAATCGTCCACAGAAGATTGTAGTTATCGCAGCTATAATCCAGATCCGGTAGATCGGGCTCGATGCGAATCCACAAAGTGGTCTCGTCCAACACAGTAGAGCTGTTCGAACGTAAAATCTGACCCGTTTCAGCCGGCTGTGTACCTGTAGCAAGCCAACAGTCTTGGTCCCGGTCCATGGCATATAAGCATGTTGGGTCGTTATGGGACCAGCATGCACAAAGCCAATACCAGTTATCCCCACTCGGGCCAGATGCTGACGAGAGCGTTAGTTCCACTCTAAAAGGTGCATCGGGAATAATATCGCTCAAGGCTTCGGTAGCGTCGATGCGAATGATGTCGACGTCACCGGCAGGTAGAATGCGTCCAGAAATGACACCGTTTGAGAGTTCAGGGTAGGTTCGATAGGCAGGCGTCGTTGAATCCGCTCCATCCGGAAAATCTTCCTCAACACCAGCGTCACCAACGTTGCTTGAATCGACCCAGAAGCCCTCGTCATATGCCCCATCACAATCGTCGTCTAAGAGATTGCATACCTCTGTTGAAGCCAAAGAAGCGGTATCACAAACGAGGCTATCCAAGGCATCTGGGTTGCAAATAACTGAGCCTGCCGTACAGCTCCCCGCTCCGCAGCTATCACCCAGAGCGGAACCTTCGTCGGCCCAATAAGAGGGATTGTCGAGCGTGAGACTTTCACCGAAAGACTGCCAAGCATCAACGGCAAGATTCGTATCACAATACTCACAACCGTTTTCACTGTTGCGAGCCATATCGGTAACGCAAGCTTCATCAATCAGGCAAAAGCCCTGATCCAATGGGTTACAAACGGAGTTCTCTTCGTCGCACAAAAGTGGTGTGCAAGCGAGGTCGTCTTCAACACAAGGGTTTCCATTCGAAACACAAAAGCCTTCAGTGCAAACTTCTTGGCCGTTACAAAACACACCATCGTCACCGCAGACGGTACCTTCAGGTACACTTGGCGGGCACTCCGTGAAGGTGCAGTCGGCATCACAGCCATCGTAGTCAATGCTGTTTCCATCATCGCACTCTTCACCTGCCGTCAGTACACCATTTCCACACGCGGTTTCTGTGCAATTGCTATCGCAGCCATCTGCGTCATCGAGGTTACCGTCATCACAAACTTCTTCACCGGCGAGTAATAAGCCATCACCACAAGCACCAATTTTGCAGTCTGCAGTGCATGCCGCGCTGTTGGAGTTCGCCTCGCCATTGTCACAATCTTCATTGGCTTCGATCACTCCATCACCACAAATCGAATCCACACACACCGAGTTGTTGCAAAGCTGATTCTCTTTACAGTCTGTGTCATCAAAACACGCCGGCACACAGGTGGAGTTTTCACACAACCAGCCAGCAGAGCAATCGGAGGTACTGGAGCACGTTGTCTCATCGGTGTCTCCCGGCTCACTCGCACATGCAGATAAAACGATGAATCCAATACAGATAGCCAAGGTGGCTAAACTGGGTACTCGAGAAGCGGTAGTTACGTTCATACCATAGACATTACCTGCAATTGAGAGGTTTGCAAGGCGTGAACGGCACCGCACACTTGGAGCACTGAAGTTACTTAAAAAAAGCCCCCGCTGATGCGGAGGCTTTAAAACGGAGATTTCAAGACTGCACCATTGCAACCCTGGCATCACCGCTTGCCCGGTTTGTTACTCAGCTAGAAGAGTCGTGATGTTGGAGCTTCCGTCGCCGCCGCCTTCACGCTGATTGTTGTAGATGTATTCCATGTTCGATGTCCGCAATACCGCTTCCCAAGGTAGGTAATAACTTCCATCACCACCTGGGTAATGAAAAATCTTGGAGAAAGTAGTTTGCCACTGTGGGTCACAAAAGACCTTGTCCTTTGGTAGAGCAGGAGAATAATGCTCGGCGTAGGCAGCGCATGTCTCAGCCGTGATCGGCTGACCATTTTCGTCTTCGCCAACAACAATCATCATATCAAGGCCACTGGCCCCATCTTGATTGAAACGCTCACGAACTTCTTCGACCTTAGCGGGACAAGCTCCGCACCATCCAGCAGTTGCAACTACCCAAAGTGCTTTATTTTGAGTTTGCCCACAGCCAAGAGAATGTAAATTAACATCAACACCATTTGCATTCGTTAACGTGAAATCACCAACATTGGCAGTTAGACCATTGCCGTTGCCTGAAGCCACACATCCTGAATCTGTCGATTCCGGTACAGTTGCCTCTGGAGCTGCTGGCTGGCCTGGGACGCCATTTCCAATGCTTGCACTGAAGGCATAATCATTGATGCACCATGTCTCGCCGCCTTGGACCGGCGTCGACTGATACGACTGGCCATCGATGGTCACTTCGCGAAATGTTGCGCTGATGGTACCTGTCATCAACGAACCAGCTTCGCCGATGGCGCTGATGTTCAAGTTACCGAGGTCTGCGAAATAAGTTTTCTCACAAGGCTGCATCGGATCTGAGCAGCCTGAGAATGCTAAGATACAATTGCCGCAATCCGCATAGTTCGTACCGTTTACGCTGTATTCACCGGGAGATGAGGCACCATTGTATGGAGCTGCTTGGTAAAGCTGAATTTGAAGCATATCGAATGGCGATGTATCGGCAGTTTTCGCCATATACATCATCAATCCTTGGCCGTCGCCGCCAGCCTCTTGTGAAACGGCGCGAAAGCCATCGCGGTCACACGTTCCGTCGCCAGTTCCTTGGTTTTCAGACCCCGTATTATCGGTGCCGCCGCCATCGGTATTTCCATCCGTCTGGTTGTTCGA
Coding sequences within:
- a CDS encoding M13 family metallopeptidase, with the translated sequence MSRFFVMALFVCLVGCATSGVSDVPGETTGNLSSGLVLENFDKSVRPQDDLYRFANGLWLDAFEIPADKSSFGAFTHLYDESQDNLKAIISDASEGKLSGDSAKKVGDAYAAFMNEPAIEATGLSALHKELNAIAGLKTHQDIGKHFLYLQELGVKTPFGGWVDQDHKNTTSYILYLTQSGLGLPDRDYYFKEEEKFQKIRAGYEAYLVKIFTLLGRSDAGAQAASVVAIEKRLASKHWTRVQNRDRNKTYNKLSIDELASILPDVPFKAWNDSVDGALGHVVIRQPDYFESLAQLMTATDVRGWKAYCEAHLVTSLANRMPSAFVEAHFGFYGKVLRGIKENRPRWKRGVSEVESMLGEVLGQVYVERHFKPEAKARMESLVGNLTKSFEKGIDELAWMTPPTKVHAQAKLKKFVSKIGYPTRWRDYSSLVIKNNDPVGNFIRTRLFQHHREMAKLGKPIDREEWFMNPQTVNAYYNPSMNEIVFPAAILQPPFFNLQADDAVNYGGIGAVIGHEFSHGFDDQGRKSDGDGMLRDWWTEEDAKEFKRRADLMIAQYANFSPIEGTHVNGELTLGENIGDLGGLTIAYKAYKLSLNGKVSPVIDGFTGEQRFFLGWAQSWACKYREAALRQRLMTDPHSPAIYRVLGVVANMPEFYEAFGVKPGDGLYQDEEKRVKIW
- a CDS encoding DUF4215 domain-containing protein, translating into MNVTTASRVPSLATLAICIGFIVLSACASEPGDTDETTCSSTSDCSAGWLCENSTCVPACFDDTDCKENQLCNNSVCVDSICGDGVIEANEDCDNGEANSNSAACTADCKIGACGDGLLLAGEEVCDDGNLDDADGCDSNCTETACGNGVLTAGEECDDGNSIDYDGCDADCTFTECPPSVPEGTVCGDDGVFCNGQEVCTEGFCVSNGNPCVEDDLACTPLLCDEENSVCNPLDQGFCLIDEACVTDMARNSENGCEYCDTNLAVDAWQSFGESLTLDNPSYWADEGSALGDSCGAGSCTAGSVICNPDALDSLVCDTASLASTEVCNLLDDDCDGAYDEGFWVDSSNVGDAGVEEDFPDGADSTTPAYRTYPELSNGVISGRILPAGDVDIIRIDATEALSDIIPDAPFRVELTLSSASGPSGDNWYWLCACWSHNDPTCLYAMDRDQDCWLATGTQPAETGQILRSNSSTVLDETTLWIRIEPDLPDLDYSCDNYNLLWTIFEQ